Within the Emticicia oligotrophica DSM 17448 genome, the region GGATTAAACTCATATTTAGCAGGAACGGGTGGAGATATAAACTCGCCGAATAGAGGAGATAATGATATTTGGTTAGTAAAAATGAATAATAGTGGAGGTATTTTGTGGGATAAAAAATATGGTAGTACAGGTAGTGAAAGGTTTCCGTCTTTGGTAAAAACTGATGATGGAAATATTTTCATAAGTAGTTTGGCCGATAATACTTTCCAAGACGGTGATATGGCTGCTCCCGCAATTGGTTATAACGACTTTTGGTTATTAAAAATAGACAGGAGTGGCAACAGATTATGGGATAAAAGATATGGCGGATATGGGAGTGAAGGTATTCCTTCGATATACAAAACAATAGATGGGAAATATTTATTAGCAGGAAATACAATTTCAAATATTGGAGGAGATATTTCAGAGGGCTACAGAGGTGATATGGATTTATGGGTATGTGCCATCAATGAAGATGGAATAAAATATTGGGATAAGCGAATTGGAACGGGCAATTTATATTTTTGGGGTCAACAATTTTTATTGCCATCAGATGACCTTGGATTTGTATTTATTGGAAATTCTAATTCAGATATCATGAGTGATAAAACTGATAATTCAAAGGGTGAAGTTGATTTTTGGGTGGTAAAAACCTCATTTAATGCTTTGGAAAGTCCAGCTTGTGTGATACCCTTTTACAATTTTACATTAGTTGCTGAAGGTTGTGATGGAGAAATAAATTGGTCGAATGGTTTAAATAGAAAAAGCTTTCAATTGAATAATATTTCTGAATCTGAAGTTTATTCAGCTACTTGTACTGAAAAAAGTGTTCAAAAAACGAAGACTTTTACAATGAATGTGACATGGTTTGAAAGAAATTTATACGATACCATTAGTGCAGAAAATAAAAGATTTCATGCAATGGGAAAGATAAATGCTAGTAATCAGATAATATCAGGTGCAAATGTAAGTCTAAGGGCAGGAGGGAGTATTCTACTGAATGCAGGTTTCCAAGCTGAGTTTGGGACGATTATAAATGCTACTATTGGTGGATGTAATGATTAACTTGGATAATGATTCTAATTTTGTTTGAATTTAAATTAATAAGAGACCCCACCCATTGCCGTCAGTTTTAACTGAAAGCAATGGGTGAGATTTCTTGCTAAATTCGCTTAAATATCTTCGATTCTAAAAAGATGGAACGGTAGAATTTGAGGGTC harbors:
- a CDS encoding 3-coathanger stack domain-containing protein codes for the protein MNKLLQAFIFLLLTTINFCIAQDNFQIKLYPNNLGGTGPSKKWDNTFGGNSDDYAYCIEKTIDGGYVMAGNTSSGISGNKMSSNNGGSDFWVVKIDKNGTKTWDKSYGGAGADGAKAIVKCLDGGFLIGGTSNSLQGGDKSQDAHRYPNGGLSIDYWVLRIDADGNKLWDKRFGGNGNDFLNMMIPTIDGGFLLGGESDSNNGGEKTENLRTGFDGWLVKIDSLGNQLWDKTIGGSKYESIVSLLQFENGDIYVGLNSYLAGTGGDINSPNRGDNDIWLVKMNNSGGILWDKKYGSTGSERFPSLVKTDDGNIFISSLADNTFQDGDMAAPAIGYNDFWLLKIDRSGNRLWDKRYGGYGSEGIPSIYKTIDGKYLLAGNTISNIGGDISEGYRGDMDLWVCAINEDGIKYWDKRIGTGNLYFWGQQFLLPSDDLGFVFIGNSNSDIMSDKTDNSKGEVDFWVVKTSFNALESPACVIPFYNFTLVAEGCDGEINWSNGLNRKSFQLNNISESEVYSATCTEKSVQKTKTFTMNVTWFERNLYDTISAENKRFHAMGKINASNQIISGANVSLRAGGSILLNAGFQAEFGTIINATIGGCND